In Elephas maximus indicus isolate mEleMax1 chromosome 7, mEleMax1 primary haplotype, whole genome shotgun sequence, the following proteins share a genomic window:
- the ARL14EP gene encoding ARL14 effector protein, which yields MMDPCSVGVQLRTTNECHKTYYTRHTGFKTLQELSSNDMLLLQLRTGMTLSGNNTICFHHAKIYIDRFEDLQKSCCDPFNIHKKLAKKNLHVIDLDDATFLSAKFGRQLVPGWKLCPKCTQIINGSVDVDAEERQKRKPDSDGKTAKALRSLQFTNPGKQTEFAPESGKREKRRFTKNTPAGSDRQVIPAKSKVYDSQGLLIFSGMDLCDCLDEDCLGCFYACPACGSTKCGAECRCDRKWLYEQIEIEGGEIIHNKHAG from the exons ATGATGGATCCCTGTTCAGTGGGAGTCCAGCTTCGTACTACAAATGAGTGCCATAAAACATACTATACTCGTCATACAGGCTTCAAGACTTTGCAAGAGTTGTCATCAAATGATATGCTTTTACTTCAACTTAGAACTGGAATGACACTGTCTGGGAACAATACAATCTGTTTCCATCATGCAAAAATTTACATCGACAGATTTGAGGATTTGCAGAAGTCCTGTTGTGACCCATTTAACATACACAAAAAACTAGCcaaaaaaaatttgcatgtgattgacTTAGATGATGCCACCTTCCTGAGtgcaaaatttggaagacagcttgtACCTGGTTGGAAGCTTTGTCCAAAATGTACGCAGATAATCAATGGAAGTGTGGATGTGGATGCTGAAGAGCGCCAGAAAAGAAAACCTGATTCAGAT GGAAAAACTGCTAAAGCTTTGAGGTCGTTACAATTTACAAACCCAGGAAAGCAAACGGAATTTGCTCCAGAAAGcggtaaaagagaaaaaagaaggttTACAAAAAATACACCCGCTGGTTCAGACAG GCAGGTGATACCGGCAAAAAGTAAGGTCTATGATAGCCAGGGTCTCCTGATTTTCAGTGGGATGGACCTCTGCGACTGCCTTGATGAAGATTGCTTAGGATGTTTCTATGCTTGTCCTGCCTGTGGTTCTACCAAATGTGGAGCTGAATGCCGCTGTGACCGCAAGTGGCTATATGAGCAAATTGAAATAGAAGGAGGAGAAATAATTCATAATAAGCATGCAGGGTAA